One part of the Bacillus sp. FJAT-27916 genome encodes these proteins:
- a CDS encoding small, acid-soluble spore protein, alpha/beta type has protein sequence MMSERFKEELAKELGFWDVVQKEGWGGIKASDAGNMVKRAIQIAEEQLANRS, from the coding sequence ATGATGTCTGAACGATTCAAAGAAGAGCTTGCGAAAGAACTCGGGTTTTGGGATGTTGTGCAGAAAGAAGGCTGGGGAGGCATAAAAGCTTCTGACGCGGGAAATATGGTCAAACGGGCCATACAAATCGCCGAGGAGCAATTAGCTAACCGCTCTTAG
- the glmU gene encoding bifunctional UDP-N-acetylglucosamine diphosphorylase/glucosamine-1-phosphate N-acetyltransferase GlmU, translating into MTNRNAIILAAGKGTRMKSSLYKVLHPVCGKPMVEHVIDNVSSIKASKIVTIIGHGAEDVKEVVGSKTEYALQAEQLGTAHAVMQAKDILGNEEGTTLVICGDTPLITADTLEALLDVHAAQKAKATILTARTANPAGYGRVIRNAEGLVEKIVEHKDASPEELLVQEINTGTYCFDNKLLFECLENVSNENAQGEYYLPDVIEILKQQGEIVSAFETPNFDETLGINDRVALSQAETILKRRINEGHMRNGVTLIDPDHTYIHPDVVIGPDTYVYPGTMIKGKTTIGSECHIGPNTEIKDCDIKDRTVVRQSVAHDSQIGSDVQIGPFSHIRPQSAIHDEAKIGNFVELKKATLGKGSKASHLSYLGDAEIGEQVNVGCGSITVNYDGKNKFLTRIEDGAFIGCNSNLVAPVTVGKSAYVAAGSTITKDVPGEALSVARARQVNKENYVNKLNINK; encoded by the coding sequence ATGACGAACCGAAATGCAATCATACTGGCGGCGGGAAAAGGCACTCGAATGAAATCGAGTCTTTATAAAGTATTGCATCCCGTTTGCGGCAAGCCGATGGTAGAGCATGTGATTGACAATGTTTCTTCTATTAAGGCTTCTAAGATCGTAACAATTATTGGCCATGGTGCGGAAGATGTTAAAGAAGTAGTAGGTTCAAAGACAGAATATGCCCTGCAGGCAGAACAATTAGGCACAGCTCATGCTGTTATGCAGGCTAAAGATATATTAGGGAATGAAGAAGGAACAACGCTTGTTATTTGCGGAGATACCCCTCTCATTACCGCAGACACACTGGAAGCATTGCTTGATGTGCATGCAGCACAGAAAGCTAAAGCAACTATTCTTACTGCTCGTACGGCTAACCCTGCCGGCTATGGACGCGTAATCCGAAATGCTGAAGGCTTGGTTGAGAAGATTGTTGAGCATAAAGATGCATCCCCAGAGGAGCTGCTTGTTCAAGAAATCAATACAGGCACTTACTGCTTTGATAATAAATTGCTGTTTGAATGTCTGGAGAATGTTTCAAATGAAAATGCTCAGGGCGAATATTATTTGCCGGATGTCATTGAGATATTGAAGCAGCAGGGAGAGATTGTTTCAGCCTTTGAAACACCGAACTTTGATGAAACATTAGGCATCAATGACCGCGTTGCTCTTTCACAGGCAGAAACGATACTCAAGCGTCGAATCAATGAAGGTCATATGAGAAATGGGGTAACGCTCATTGATCCTGACCATACGTATATCCACCCGGATGTGGTCATTGGCCCGGATACGTATGTTTACCCTGGGACAATGATTAAAGGAAAGACAACAATTGGCAGCGAGTGTCATATCGGTCCGAACACAGAAATCAAGGATTGTGATATTAAAGACCGCACAGTGGTTCGCCAGTCGGTCGCTCATGATAGCCAAATAGGTTCAGATGTCCAAATCGGTCCTTTCTCTCATATTCGTCCGCAATCAGCCATTCATGATGAAGCGAAGATCGGCAACTTCGTAGAGCTGAAGAAGGCGACTCTTGGAAAGGGCAGCAAGGCATCCCATTTAAGTTATTTGGGAGATGCTGAAATTGGCGAGCAGGTAAATGTCGGATGCGGAAGTATTACGGTTAACTATGATGGGAAGAATAAATTCTTAACCAGGATAGAAGATGGAGCGTTCATTGGATGCAATTCCAATTTAGTTGCTCCAGTAACCGTAGGAAAGAGTGCATATGTTGCTGCTGGTTCAACCATTACGAAGGATGTTCCGGGAGAGGCGCTATCCGTTGCGCGTGCACGTCAAGTGAATAAAGAAAACTATGTAAATAAGCTAAATATTAATAAATAG
- a CDS encoding 50S ribosomal protein L25/general stress protein Ctc: MAMTLQATKREEFKRSSLRKLRENGKFPAVVYGNNKPTSPIYVDEGEFLKAMKESGRNGVLALDLGGQKESVMLGEYQQDSIKGHMIHADFLVVNMSEELEVDVRIDLVGEAAGVKEGGVIQQSLHEVTVSAKPNEIPASIEYDISNLQIGDTIIVADLNQDGDYTITQDEDEVIASILAPRVEAEADEGAVEGAPEEAPAE, from the coding sequence ATGGCAATGACATTACAAGCAACTAAAAGGGAAGAGTTCAAACGTTCCTCATTACGAAAGCTTAGAGAAAACGGAAAATTCCCGGCAGTCGTGTATGGAAATAACAAACCGACTTCACCCATATATGTTGATGAGGGCGAATTCCTGAAGGCTATGAAGGAAAGCGGAAGAAATGGTGTACTAGCACTCGACCTCGGCGGTCAAAAGGAAAGTGTGATGCTGGGTGAATACCAGCAAGACAGCATAAAAGGCCATATGATTCACGCTGATTTCTTGGTTGTCAACATGTCCGAGGAACTCGAAGTAGATGTACGTATTGACCTTGTTGGCGAAGCAGCCGGTGTCAAGGAGGGTGGTGTTATTCAGCAATCCTTGCATGAAGTAACCGTGAGTGCGAAACCGAACGAGATTCCTGCCTCTATTGAATATGACATCTCTAATCTGCAAATTGGTGATACCATCATTGTTGCTGATTTGAATCAGGATGGTGACTATACCATCACACAGGATGAGGATGAAGTAATTGCCTCTATCCTTGCTCCTAGAGTTGAAGCTGAAGCTGATGAAGGAGCTGTAGAAGGGGCCCCAGAAGAGGCACCTGCTGAATAA
- the ispE gene encoding 4-(cytidine 5'-diphospho)-2-C-methyl-D-erythritol kinase translates to MKWMEKAPAKINLALDVLYKREDGFHEVEMVMTNVDLADRIELAERSGNTIRINSHNRFVPDDSRNLAYQAADLLKKRFSINTGVDITIDKQIPVAAGLAGGSSDAAATLRGLNKMWSLGLSMDELAEIGSEIGSDVAFCVHGGTAIARGRGEKIEHLPSPPSSWVILAKPTIGVSTADVYRNLKVDEVCHPNIPSMVQAIYEHDYDGMCNNMGNVLESVTLAMYPEVRMIKEQMSRFGADAVLMSGSGPTVFGLVEHDSRMQRVYNGLRGFCDNVFAVRLLGNRNEVE, encoded by the coding sequence ATGAAATGGATGGAGAAAGCACCTGCTAAGATAAACTTGGCGCTGGATGTTTTATATAAGCGGGAGGACGGTTTTCACGAAGTAGAGATGGTGATGACCAATGTTGATTTGGCTGATCGTATCGAGCTTGCAGAGCGAAGCGGAAATACAATCAGGATTAATTCACATAACCGCTTTGTTCCGGATGATAGCAGGAATTTAGCCTATCAGGCTGCTGACTTGCTTAAGAAACGGTTCTCGATTAATACAGGTGTTGATATAACGATTGATAAGCAGATCCCAGTTGCAGCAGGTCTTGCCGGCGGCAGCAGTGATGCAGCAGCCACACTGAGGGGCTTGAACAAAATGTGGAGTCTCGGATTATCCATGGATGAATTAGCAGAAATCGGTTCAGAAATAGGGTCAGACGTTGCCTTCTGCGTACATGGCGGAACAGCTATTGCGAGAGGGCGCGGGGAAAAGATTGAGCATTTGCCCTCCCCTCCAAGCAGTTGGGTCATTCTAGCGAAGCCGACAATTGGTGTTTCCACAGCTGATGTATACCGAAATCTTAAAGTCGATGAGGTTTGCCATCCCAATATTCCGAGCATGGTACAGGCCATCTATGAACACGATTATGATGGTATGTGCAATAATATGGGGAATGTGCTGGAGAGCGTAACATTAGCGATGTATCCAGAGGTCCGGATGATCAAGGAGCAAATGAGCCGTTTCGGTGCTGATGCTGTATTAATGAGCGGGAGCGGCCCAACCGTGTTTGGCCTTGTTGAGCATGATTCCCGTATGCAGCGGGTTTATAACGGATTAAGAGGATTTTGTGACAATGTCTTTGCTGTACGGCTGTTAGGAAATCGGAATGAGGTTGAATAA
- the spoVG gene encoding septation regulator SpoVG has product MEVTDVRLRRVNTDGRMRAIASITLDNEFVVHDIRVIDGNNGLFVAMPSKRTPDGEFRDIAHPINSGTRGKIQEAVLAEYHRVGDVEEVELEGAGAS; this is encoded by the coding sequence ATGGAAGTTACTGACGTAAGATTACGCCGTGTAAACACTGATGGCAGGATGAGAGCAATCGCATCCATCACTTTGGATAATGAATTCGTTGTCCATGACATCCGAGTAATTGATGGCAATAATGGTTTGTTCGTTGCTATGCCAAGTAAACGTACACCAGACGGAGAATTCCGTGATATTGCACACCCAATCAATTCTGGTACACGCGGTAAGATTCAGGAAGCCGTTCTTGCCGAATATCATCGTGTAGGTGATGTTGAAGAGGTTGAATTAGAAGGAGCGGGAGCATCCTAA
- the mfd gene encoding transcription-repair coupling factor, whose amino-acid sequence MKRLQQLLSTNKDITSIQEGIEAGLKEQMIAGLSGSARSLFMAGLYEQTNRPLLVVTPNLLNAQKIYEDLTSILEKDKIYLFPANELIAAELSIASPELRTQRIETLNYLSNGPKEGIIIAPISGIKKLLPPAEVWAESQLVLKVGKDIEIDKALSKLVAIGYTRADMVTAPGEFSLRGGIMDIFPLTEENPIRIELFDTEIDSIRTFSVEDQRSLEKVKEATLSPVTETIVSKAGLFKIAERLEEGLENSLKKMKDKQAKENMLMQIEHEISMLRSGETFEHMAQYLSLAYDQPASLIDYIPESSVVIFDEVSRIQEMGDQLDKEEAEYYTSLIADGKIIHDIMLSHSLSSLMQRRRHLSVYLSLFLRHAANTSPQNIVNISCKPMQDFHGQMNVLKAEFDRWKKGKYTVILMGTDPERVKRIERILDDYDMQADIVNDQDGIKDGAIQIMEGQLQTGFELPLQKAAIVTEKELFNKRTRKSVRRQKMTNAERIKNYSELKPGDYVVHVNHGIGKFLGIETLVINGIHKDYLHIRYQGNDKLYVPVDQIELIQKYVGSEGKEPKMYKLGGAEWKRVKSKVQSTVQDIADDLIKLYAERETAKGYGFMPDGEMQRDFEASFPYKETEDQLRSIVEIKKDMERERPMDRLLCGDVGYGKTEVAIRAVFKAIADGKQVAFLVPTTILAQQHYETMRERFQEFPINIGLLSRFRTRKEQNETIKGLKNGTVDVVVGTHRLLSKDIVYHDLGLLVVDEEQRFGVTHKEKIKRLKTNVDVLTLTATPIPRTLHMSMLGVRDLSVIETPPENRFPVQTYVMEYNALLAREAIERELARGGQVYYLYNRVEDIERKAEELAMLVPDARIVVAHGKMTESELESVMYSFLEGEADVLVSTTIIETGVDIPNVNTLIVYDADRMGLSQLYQLRGRVGRSNRVAYAYFTYRPDKVLTEVAEKRLQAIKEFTELGSGFKIAMRDLTIRGAGNLLGAEQHGFIDSVGFDLYSQMLAEAIQERKGDINKDTHNPIEIDLEVDAYIPDAYIADGNQKIEMYKRFRAVSTEEELDELRDEMLDRFGEFPVEVTYLFKIADMKIRAIRAGVESIKQVKDEVTILTSEKSSKEIDGHLLFKAASKYGRMVGLGMEANCLKMVLYVKKVLAEDWLNAAFELVSELEKNKKVKAD is encoded by the coding sequence TTGAAAAGACTACAACAGCTATTATCAACGAATAAAGACATTACCTCTATCCAGGAGGGAATTGAAGCGGGATTGAAGGAGCAGATGATTGCTGGTTTATCGGGCTCAGCACGCTCATTGTTCATGGCCGGATTATATGAGCAAACGAATAGACCGCTGTTGGTTGTGACACCTAATCTTTTGAATGCCCAAAAAATTTACGAGGATTTAACCTCAATATTAGAGAAGGATAAGATCTATCTGTTCCCAGCGAATGAGTTAATTGCTGCGGAGCTGAGTATTGCAAGTCCCGAGCTCCGTACACAAAGGATTGAAACCTTAAATTATCTGTCGAACGGACCGAAAGAGGGCATTATTATTGCGCCTATTTCAGGTATCAAAAAATTACTTCCGCCTGCAGAGGTATGGGCCGAAAGTCAATTAGTGCTGAAGGTTGGCAAGGATATAGAGATTGATAAAGCCTTATCCAAGCTTGTGGCGATTGGTTATACAAGAGCAGATATGGTTACTGCACCCGGTGAGTTTTCTCTCAGGGGTGGAATCATGGATATTTTTCCCCTGACAGAGGAGAATCCTATCCGAATAGAATTATTCGATACCGAAATTGATTCGATTCGAACCTTTTCCGTCGAGGACCAGCGTTCATTAGAAAAAGTGAAGGAAGCAACATTAAGCCCTGTTACAGAAACCATTGTGAGTAAGGCAGGGTTGTTTAAGATTGCTGAACGTCTTGAGGAAGGCTTAGAGAACTCCCTCAAAAAAATGAAGGATAAGCAAGCTAAAGAGAATATGCTCATGCAAATTGAACATGAAATCAGCATGCTTAGAAGCGGGGAAACCTTTGAACATATGGCCCAATACCTTTCCCTTGCCTATGATCAGCCGGCTAGTTTGATAGACTATATTCCTGAATCAAGTGTCGTTATTTTTGATGAGGTCTCAAGAATTCAGGAGATGGGTGACCAGCTAGACAAGGAAGAGGCTGAATACTATACGTCCTTGATAGCTGATGGGAAAATCATCCACGACATCATGCTTTCCCACTCGTTATCATCCCTTATGCAGCGCAGGAGGCACCTGTCTGTTTATTTATCCCTCTTCCTCCGTCACGCAGCCAATACGAGCCCGCAAAATATCGTGAATATATCCTGTAAGCCGATGCAGGATTTCCATGGGCAGATGAATGTATTGAAGGCTGAGTTTGACAGATGGAAAAAGGGTAAATATACCGTTATTCTGATGGGAACAGACCCTGAGCGTGTCAAACGAATTGAGCGCATACTTGATGACTATGATATGCAGGCAGATATTGTCAATGACCAGGACGGTATTAAGGATGGCGCCATTCAAATTATGGAGGGCCAATTGCAGACTGGCTTTGAGCTACCGCTGCAGAAAGCAGCCATTGTCACCGAAAAAGAGCTGTTTAATAAACGTACGCGGAAATCAGTAAGAAGGCAGAAGATGACCAATGCCGAGCGAATCAAGAATTATTCCGAGCTGAAGCCTGGAGACTATGTCGTTCACGTGAATCATGGTATTGGGAAGTTCCTTGGAATTGAGACTTTAGTGATAAACGGCATTCATAAGGATTATCTGCATATCCGTTATCAAGGCAATGACAAGCTTTATGTGCCTGTAGACCAGATAGAGCTCATTCAAAAATATGTGGGTTCTGAGGGTAAAGAGCCTAAAATGTACAAGCTCGGAGGCGCTGAATGGAAGCGTGTCAAGAGCAAGGTTCAATCAACTGTTCAGGATATCGCTGATGATTTAATCAAGCTCTATGCTGAAAGGGAAACAGCAAAAGGCTATGGATTTATGCCAGACGGGGAGATGCAGCGGGATTTCGAGGCCTCCTTCCCTTATAAGGAGACAGAGGATCAGCTGCGCTCCATCGTGGAGATCAAGAAAGATATGGAACGAGAACGGCCGATGGATCGCCTTCTTTGCGGTGATGTTGGCTATGGCAAGACTGAGGTCGCTATTCGTGCGGTCTTTAAAGCCATTGCTGATGGCAAACAGGTGGCCTTCCTTGTGCCGACAACGATTCTTGCCCAACAGCATTATGAGACCATGCGGGAGAGATTTCAGGAATTCCCGATTAATATTGGCTTGTTGAGCCGCTTCCGGACGAGGAAGGAGCAGAATGAAACGATTAAGGGGCTGAAGAATGGCACCGTTGATGTTGTAGTTGGTACTCACCGCCTGCTCTCAAAGGATATTGTGTACCATGATCTTGGGCTTTTGGTGGTGGATGAGGAGCAGCGCTTTGGTGTAACCCATAAGGAAAAGATCAAGAGGCTGAAGACGAATGTGGATGTCCTGACCTTGACAGCTACGCCAATTCCAAGGACGCTGCATATGTCTATGCTGGGGGTACGGGATTTGTCTGTTATAGAGACGCCACCGGAGAATAGGTTCCCAGTTCAGACCTATGTAATGGAATATAATGCTTTGCTCGCTCGAGAGGCCATTGAGCGTGAGCTTGCTCGTGGTGGGCAGGTCTATTACTTATACAATCGTGTAGAGGATATTGAGCGCAAAGCAGAAGAGCTCGCTATGCTTGTTCCAGACGCCCGCATTGTTGTCGCACATGGAAAAATGACGGAAAGTGAGCTTGAATCTGTCATGTACAGCTTCCTTGAAGGGGAGGCAGATGTGTTGGTAAGTACTACCATTATTGAGACGGGTGTAGACATTCCAAATGTGAATACACTCATTGTTTATGATGCTGATAGAATGGGCTTATCCCAGTTATATCAACTGCGAGGAAGGGTTGGAAGATCCAATCGGGTTGCCTATGCGTATTTCACATACAGACCGGACAAAGTACTTACTGAGGTTGCAGAGAAGCGCTTGCAGGCAATAAAGGAATTTACAGAGTTGGGTTCAGGCTTTAAAATAGCTATGAGGGATTTGACCATTCGGGGTGCTGGTAATCTATTGGGAGCTGAGCAGCATGGCTTTATCGACTCAGTTGGATTTGACCTTTATTCCCAGATGCTTGCAGAAGCAATTCAGGAACGAAAAGGGGACATAAATAAAGATACCCATAATCCAATTGAAATTGACCTTGAAGTTGATGCCTATATTCCAGATGCTTATATAGCTGATGGAAATCAGAAAATTGAAATGTATAAACGTTTCAGAGCGGTTTCAACAGAAGAGGAGCTCGATGAACTCCGAGATGAAATGCTCGATCGTTTTGGAGAATTCCCAGTAGAAGTTACTTACCTTTTCAAAATTGCCGATATGAAAATTCGGGCGATACGCGCAGGCGTAGAATCAATTAAGCAAGTTAAAGATGAAGTAACCATACTCACCTCCGAAAAATCAAGCAAAGAAATAGACGGACATTTATTGTTTAAGGCTGCCTCTAAGTATGGCCGCATGGTTGGCTTAGGTATGGAAGCCAATTGCTTGAAAATGGTTCTGTATGTAAAGAAGGTTCTGGCAGAGGACTGGCTCAATGCTGCCTTTGAGCTGGTTTCCGAGCTCGAGAAGAACAAAAAGGTAAAGGCAGATTAA
- the pth gene encoding aminoacyl-tRNA hydrolase: MKLIVGLGNPGAKYERTRHNIGFIIIDALAEKWNIKLNQSKYNGLYGVGTVAGEKVVLLKPLTYMNLSGEAIAPLANFYKIGLEDIAIIYDDLDLPKGKIRLRQKGSAGGHNGMKSAIQHLGGDGFNRIRVGIGRPEGRIPVPDYVLTNFGEQEQAVMADAIGKSVEACEQWLKEPFLKVMNTYNG; this comes from the coding sequence ATGAAATTAATCGTCGGCCTTGGGAATCCAGGGGCAAAATATGAAAGAACACGTCATAATATCGGCTTCATCATTATTGATGCATTGGCTGAGAAATGGAACATCAAATTGAATCAAAGCAAGTATAATGGCTTATACGGAGTAGGCACAGTCGCAGGTGAGAAAGTCGTGCTGCTTAAGCCGTTAACATATATGAACCTCTCAGGTGAGGCTATCGCCCCTTTGGCGAATTTTTACAAAATCGGTCTCGAGGATATTGCCATTATTTATGATGATTTAGATTTACCGAAAGGGAAGATACGGCTGCGACAAAAGGGCAGTGCCGGCGGCCATAACGGTATGAAATCAGCTATCCAGCATCTCGGCGGGGATGGGTTTAACCGGATCCGTGTAGGGATAGGACGGCCGGAGGGAAGAATACCAGTACCTGATTATGTACTGACCAACTTCGGTGAGCAGGAGCAGGCGGTCATGGCTGATGCAATAGGGAAGTCTGTAGAGGCTTGTGAACAATGGCTGAAGGAACCATTCCTCAAGGTGATGAATACGTATAACGGGTAA
- the veg gene encoding biofilm formation stimulator Veg, with translation MPKSLTDIKQILDSHLGQKLLLKANGGRRKTIERSGVLAETYPSVFVVELDQDENSFERVSYSYADVLTETVELTFTEETSGKMA, from the coding sequence ATGCCAAAAAGTTTGACTGATATTAAACAAATTTTGGATTCCCATTTGGGGCAGAAGTTGCTACTCAAGGCGAATGGCGGTAGAAGAAAAACTATCGAACGTTCAGGTGTATTAGCTGAGACTTATCCATCGGTGTTCGTTGTCGAATTGGATCAAGACGAGAACTCCTTTGAGCGAGTTTCCTACAGCTATGCAGACGTATTGACAGAAACAGTGGAATTAACATTTACTGAAGAGACATCAGGAAAAATGGCTTAA
- a CDS encoding anti-sigma-F factor Fin, which produces MALHYYCRHCGHVLGNLEEQHKEYYQSVLEVLTAEEREEIIGYDDNGVIQIRSICESCQEALEQQPDYHLLDYLIQ; this is translated from the coding sequence ATGGCGCTACACTATTACTGCAGGCATTGCGGGCATGTCTTAGGCAATCTCGAAGAACAGCATAAGGAATATTATCAATCGGTTCTTGAAGTGCTAACAGCCGAGGAAAGAGAAGAGATAATAGGTTATGATGATAATGGAGTTATCCAAATCCGCTCCATCTGTGAATCCTGTCAGGAGGCATTGGAGCAGCAGCCGGATTACCATTTGCTTGATTACCTAATTCAATAA
- a CDS encoding ribose-phosphate diphosphokinase, which translates to MSNRYLDPNLKVFSLNSNPQLAEEIANVIGVELGKCTVSQFSDGEVQINIEESIRGCDVFVIQSTSAPVNEHLMELLIMIDALKRASAKTINIVMPYYGYARQDRKARAREPITAKLVANLLETAGATRVITLDLHAPQIQGFFDILIDHLMGVPILADYFQAKELDDIVIVSPDHGGVTRARKMADRLKAPIAIIDKRRPRPNVAEVMNIVGNIEGKTAILIDDIIDTAGTITLAANALKENGAKEVYACCTHPVLSGPAIERIQNSNIKELVITNTIALPEEKQIDKIVNLSVASLIGEAIIRVHEEQSVSTLFD; encoded by the coding sequence ATGTCAAATCGATATTTAGATCCCAATCTAAAAGTATTCTCACTCAATTCCAATCCTCAATTAGCGGAGGAAATTGCAAATGTTATTGGCGTTGAACTTGGGAAATGCACAGTATCACAATTCAGCGATGGTGAAGTGCAAATCAATATTGAAGAAAGTATCCGCGGATGTGATGTATTCGTTATCCAATCCACTAGTGCTCCTGTAAATGAACACTTAATGGAATTACTCATCATGATTGATGCGTTGAAGAGAGCATCTGCTAAAACAATCAATATCGTTATGCCTTATTACGGCTATGCTCGTCAAGATCGTAAAGCTAGAGCTCGTGAGCCAATCACAGCTAAATTGGTAGCCAATTTGCTTGAAACAGCAGGGGCTACACGCGTTATTACACTTGACTTGCACGCGCCGCAAATTCAAGGCTTCTTTGATATTCTAATCGACCACTTAATGGGTGTTCCGATTCTTGCGGACTATTTCCAAGCAAAAGAATTGGATGATATTGTTATCGTATCTCCAGACCACGGCGGTGTAACACGTGCGCGTAAGATGGCAGATCGTCTGAAAGCACCGATTGCCATCATCGACAAACGCCGTCCGCGTCCAAATGTAGCTGAAGTTATGAACATTGTTGGTAATATTGAAGGGAAAACAGCCATTTTGATTGATGATATCATCGATACAGCAGGTACGATTACATTGGCTGCCAATGCTCTTAAAGAAAATGGAGCAAAAGAAGTGTATGCTTGCTGTACACACCCTGTTCTCTCTGGTCCTGCCATCGAGAGAATCCAAAACTCCAACATTAAAGAATTGGTTATTACAAACACAATCGCATTGCCAGAAGAAAAGCAAATTGACAAGATCGTCAATCTATCAGTTGCTTCTCTTATCGGTGAAGCCATCATCCGTGTACACGAAGAACAATCTGTAAGTACACTATTCGATTGA
- the purR gene encoding pur operon repressor, with product MKLRRSERLVDMTTYLMAHPSTLIPLSFFSEQYQSAKSSISEDLAIIKETLELKEKGTILTVPGAAGGVKYIPGAGVEEAAHIIGELCEMMETPERLLPGGYLYMTDILGQPRILDNVGKLIASRYSDQEIDVIMTVATKGIPIAYAVARYLNVPVVIVRRDSLVTEGPTISINYVSGSSKRIQTMVLSKRSLPKEANVLIVDDFMKAGGTVNGMVNLLEEFEAKVAGIAVLVEAEHAEERLVDEYVSLMKLSDVNVKEKMIKVNKGNFFA from the coding sequence ATGAAATTACGCAGGAGTGAACGCTTGGTAGATATGACTACCTATTTAATGGCTCACCCTTCAACGCTCATACCGCTTTCCTTCTTTTCCGAACAATATCAGTCGGCAAAGTCCTCTATTAGTGAGGATTTAGCGATTATTAAGGAGACCCTTGAGTTAAAGGAAAAAGGAACGATCTTGACGGTTCCTGGTGCAGCAGGCGGTGTGAAGTACATTCCTGGTGCGGGGGTTGAAGAGGCAGCTCACATCATTGGTGAATTATGCGAAATGATGGAAACACCGGAAAGACTTCTTCCAGGCGGCTATCTTTATATGACAGATATATTGGGCCAGCCTCGAATCCTTGATAATGTCGGAAAGCTGATTGCTTCCCGGTACAGTGATCAGGAAATTGATGTCATCATGACAGTTGCCACCAAGGGAATCCCAATCGCTTATGCTGTAGCGCGGTATTTAAATGTGCCTGTCGTAATTGTTCGAAGGGATTCGCTAGTGACGGAAGGGCCGACAATCAGCATTAATTATGTGTCGGGCTCATCAAAACGAATCCAAACAATGGTTCTATCGAAAAGAAGCTTGCCGAAGGAAGCCAATGTCTTGATTGTTGATGACTTTATGAAGGCAGGTGGAACCGTCAACGGGATGGTTAATTTGCTTGAAGAGTTTGAAGCGAAAGTAGCAGGTATTGCTGTACTAGTAGAGGCAGAGCATGCAGAGGAACGCTTGGTTGATGAGTATGTATCATTGATGAAGCTATCGGATGTGAATGTGAAAGAGAAAATGATTAAGGTGAACAAAGGAAACTTTTTTGCCTAA